In the Haloferula helveola genome, one interval contains:
- a CDS encoding discoidin domain-containing protein, producing MKLHRLLLSLLGTLCAHAGILDLSGEWRFALDPKDHGLGAGPDTWRFPDTIELPGTTAGQGKGPELEVELRMDKETMNRLRERHPYVGPAWYQRDVTIPDDWKGSDIRLTLERVLWESRVWIDGKPVGEPQNSLSVPHRYSLTDHLRPGETHTLTLRIDNRQIVDIGTIGHAYTAGTQTIWNGVIGDIQLEAIPKRRLDHVEIRTTPGRPEVKFAFEITNRSTPINGTIEVRLAAPDQPERLLGRRPYRLPKGTFVQELFLPDRPDGLSDWSEFNPEIHRLTVSLEAGGERHVFERNIGFREFVADGRHLRINGEMTFLRGNLECAIFPQTGHPDAEGPQWEKIMRTSRDYGLNHLRFHSWCPPEAAFEAADRHGIYLQVELPNWTFKMGQRPEVDAFFIAEGERILREFGHHPSFVMFALGNELVGDLAAMDRMVEHFRKLAPDVLFTSTSFAFSPRGKLPGPADDFFISQQTQSGWVRGQGFLNSTFPSTDTDYAEGLECLSIPLVTHEVGQYVVYPNLAELPKYESTPLRSTALEVIRKDLQSKHMLDDAHRLTRDSGKLAALLYKEDIERALRTKDLAGIQLLQLQDFPGQSTATVGLLDSFWDSKGLIEPERFRDFCSPAVPLARMRKFVWENTETFAAEIELANFTGSTLKTGFTATLLEPDGETLAQATFPSGPYPQGNSLEIGRFETGLTSVDSATRLTLVVESGNKTLRNSWPIWVYPSEEDTPDAIVHHGASEACLKDLEAGKTVLLLPKGNAIRSPIDARFIPVFWSPLHFPDQPGTLGATIDTDHPLWSDFPTDTHTNWQWWELTAQSSAVDLAGSVREIGMPFRFIDKYDRNALPAAIFEAKVGEGKLLVCTLDVTSRPGERIVARQLFRALRKYAASPQFDPTGALQPEKLRELFRPAGVIATASSAHPGFPATQAIDGDAATIWHSDWREASAKFPITYTLDLVEPAELVGVRVQNRTDKTNGRVREFAIDASSDGETWSPVLTSATLADSGEAKDFVFRKPIEARALRFRALSSHTGKPMASLAEFAPIRSDSADVRDLGIIPGFND from the coding sequence ATGAAGCTCCACCGACTGCTGCTGTCTCTTCTCGGCACGCTCTGCGCACACGCCGGCATCCTCGACCTTTCCGGTGAGTGGAGATTCGCACTCGACCCGAAAGACCACGGTCTCGGCGCGGGTCCCGATACGTGGCGATTTCCAGACACCATCGAGCTGCCCGGCACCACTGCGGGCCAAGGCAAGGGACCGGAGCTCGAAGTGGAGCTCCGGATGGACAAGGAGACGATGAACCGGCTCCGCGAGCGCCACCCGTACGTCGGCCCGGCCTGGTATCAGCGCGATGTCACGATTCCCGACGACTGGAAGGGCAGCGACATCCGGCTGACACTTGAGCGCGTGCTTTGGGAATCCCGTGTTTGGATCGACGGGAAGCCGGTCGGAGAGCCGCAGAATTCACTCTCCGTTCCGCATCGCTACAGCCTCACCGACCATCTCCGTCCGGGGGAGACGCACACCCTGACCCTCCGCATCGACAATCGCCAAATCGTCGATATCGGAACCATCGGCCACGCCTACACGGCTGGAACTCAGACGATCTGGAACGGGGTCATCGGCGATATCCAACTGGAGGCGATCCCGAAGCGACGCCTGGATCATGTGGAGATCCGCACCACACCTGGCCGTCCTGAAGTCAAGTTCGCCTTCGAGATTACGAACCGGTCCACTCCGATCAACGGAACTATCGAAGTCCGTCTCGCAGCCCCGGATCAACCCGAACGCCTACTGGGTAGACGGCCCTACCGACTACCAAAAGGAACCTTCGTACAGGAGCTCTTCCTTCCCGATCGCCCCGATGGTTTAAGCGACTGGTCGGAGTTCAACCCTGAGATCCACCGATTGACCGTTTCGTTGGAAGCAGGTGGCGAACGCCACGTGTTCGAACGAAACATCGGTTTCCGGGAATTTGTGGCGGACGGACGTCACCTCCGGATCAACGGCGAGATGACCTTCCTGCGTGGCAATCTGGAGTGCGCCATCTTCCCGCAGACCGGTCACCCCGACGCCGAAGGCCCGCAGTGGGAGAAGATCATGCGCACCAGCCGTGACTACGGCCTGAACCATTTGCGTTTCCATTCGTGGTGCCCGCCGGAAGCGGCGTTCGAAGCCGCCGACCGCCACGGCATCTACCTGCAGGTTGAGCTCCCGAACTGGACCTTCAAGATGGGACAAAGGCCTGAAGTCGACGCCTTCTTCATCGCGGAAGGCGAGCGGATCTTGCGTGAATTCGGCCATCACCCCTCCTTCGTCATGTTCGCACTCGGCAACGAACTTGTCGGCGATCTGGCGGCGATGGACCGCATGGTCGAACACTTCAGGAAACTTGCGCCCGATGTCCTCTTCACCTCGACCAGTTTCGCCTTCTCGCCCCGCGGCAAGCTTCCCGGACCCGCCGACGACTTTTTCATCTCCCAGCAAACGCAGTCCGGCTGGGTCCGCGGACAGGGCTTTCTCAACTCGACCTTCCCCTCGACCGACACCGACTATGCGGAAGGACTCGAGTGCCTTTCGATTCCTCTCGTCACCCACGAGGTCGGCCAGTATGTCGTTTATCCCAACCTCGCGGAGCTTCCCAAATACGAATCCACGCCGCTCCGCTCCACCGCGTTGGAGGTGATCCGGAAGGACCTTCAGAGCAAGCACATGCTCGACGACGCCCACCGCCTCACACGGGACTCGGGCAAGCTCGCCGCCCTGCTCTACAAGGAGGACATCGAGCGCGCGCTCCGGACCAAGGACCTGGCCGGCATCCAGCTACTGCAACTTCAGGACTTCCCCGGACAGAGCACCGCGACAGTAGGATTGCTCGACTCCTTCTGGGATTCAAAGGGGCTCATTGAACCGGAACGCTTTCGCGACTTCTGCTCGCCCGCCGTCCCGCTTGCCCGGATGAGGAAATTCGTCTGGGAGAACACCGAGACATTCGCTGCGGAGATCGAACTCGCAAATTTCACCGGCTCGACGCTCAAGACCGGCTTTACCGCCACCTTGCTCGAGCCCGACGGAGAAACGCTAGCGCAGGCGACCTTTCCATCCGGACCCTACCCGCAGGGAAACAGCCTGGAAATCGGCCGATTCGAGACCGGACTCACATCGGTGGACTCCGCGACCCGCCTCACCCTGGTGGTCGAGTCCGGAAACAAGACACTCCGGAATTCGTGGCCGATATGGGTCTATCCATCGGAAGAAGATACCCCGGACGCAATCGTTCATCATGGCGCGTCCGAGGCCTGCCTCAAGGATCTGGAAGCGGGCAAGACCGTGCTTTTGCTTCCCAAAGGCAACGCGATCCGCTCACCGATCGACGCCCGGTTCATCCCGGTCTTCTGGTCACCCCTCCACTTCCCGGACCAGCCCGGCACGCTCGGCGCCACCATCGACACCGATCACCCGCTGTGGAGTGACTTCCCCACCGACACCCACACCAACTGGCAATGGTGGGAGCTGACGGCCCAATCCTCCGCCGTCGACCTTGCGGGATCGGTCCGCGAGATCGGCATGCCGTTCCGCTTCATCGACAAGTACGACCGGAACGCACTCCCTGCGGCAATCTTCGAGGCCAAGGTCGGCGAGGGCAAACTTCTCGTCTGCACGCTCGACGTCACCAGCCGGCCCGGCGAGCGGATCGTCGCCCGGCAGCTCTTCCGCGCGTTGAGGAAGTATGCGGCATCGCCGCAGTTCGATCCGACCGGCGCGCTTCAACCCGAGAAGCTGCGGGAGCTGTTCCGACCCGCCGGAGTCATCGCCACCGCGTCGTCAGCGCATCCGGGATTCCCGGCCACGCAGGCGATCGATGGTGACGCTGCGACGATCTGGCATTCGGACTGGCGGGAAGCCTCGGCGAAATTCCCGATCACCTACACACTCGATCTTGTCGAACCGGCCGAACTCGTCGGTGTCCGCGTCCAGAACCGCACCGACAAGACCAATGGCCGGGTGCGCGAGTTCGCCATCGACGCCTCCTCGGACGGCGAAACGTGGAGTCCGGTTCTGACTTCCGCCACACTGGCAGACAGCGGCGAAGCGAAAGACTTTGTCTTCAGAAAGCCGATCGAGGCACGCGCCCTTCGCTTCCGCGCGCTCTCCAGCCACACCGGCAAACCCATGGCCAGCCTCGCCGAATTCGCCCCGATCCGCTCCGACTCCGCCGACGTGCGGGACCTCGGCATCATTCCCGGATTCAACGACTGA
- a CDS encoding sulfatase, with translation MRILLFLLFTVVPTFAESQPNVLWLVLEDTSPHFIGCYGNESARTPNIDRLAERGIRFTRAFANSPVCSSARTTIITGTQNNLLGTGHHRSAYPLPDFIKGFPSFLRSKGYATYNNSKTDYSTSDEPRLIRESWNESSGQAGWRKRPEGSPFFTVVNYNASHQSRTMTESYDWYKTNVLEKLPTEKRLPDSSIGLPPFLPDKPVVRREFARVYNSITLADHQIGNMLARLEQDGLTDDTIIFCYADHGEAMPRGKANPIGLGYRVPFIIVFPEKWKHLSPWGEPGSTTDELICFDDLAPTMLSLAGETAKPWMTGRAILGEHRQAPRPLIFGTRNRIDETEGCSRSVTDGRYLYTRRFLPTPEVAPMKYFDVASITRELRKPDVLSDEAPDPFAPGACEVLYDLEDDPWELRNLTAEPAHTDRLEELRKSLFDHLIGSGDVLLLPEFELARISKKATPYEYGQAMSEERRRAILETADLASRPEPSPRLAELLTDDDPVVTYWAAVGHRLHPELLTDETPLPEYPPARIEVSAACFLTGNGKPYRDELIRFAKSDNMQLRLQALQRIQEFGPTALEFRETLEACLASGDLNTRSSAEVTLYLLGKRKLSY, from the coding sequence ATGAGAATACTGCTCTTCCTCCTATTCACCGTCGTTCCGACCTTCGCCGAGTCGCAGCCGAACGTCCTCTGGCTCGTGCTTGAGGACACTTCGCCGCATTTCATCGGCTGCTATGGCAACGAGTCGGCAAGAACTCCGAACATCGATCGGCTTGCCGAACGAGGGATCCGTTTCACCCGCGCCTTCGCCAACTCGCCCGTCTGCTCATCGGCGCGGACCACGATCATCACCGGCACCCAGAACAATCTTCTGGGGACGGGCCATCACCGCAGCGCCTATCCCCTGCCGGACTTCATCAAAGGCTTTCCGAGCTTCCTCCGTTCAAAGGGCTACGCGACCTACAACAATTCGAAGACCGACTACTCGACCTCTGACGAACCGCGCCTGATCCGCGAGTCCTGGAACGAGTCCTCCGGACAGGCCGGCTGGCGGAAACGCCCGGAGGGGTCCCCGTTCTTCACGGTGGTCAACTACAACGCCTCCCACCAATCGCGGACGATGACGGAGTCCTACGATTGGTACAAGACCAACGTTCTGGAGAAACTTCCGACCGAAAAGCGCCTCCCGGACTCATCGATCGGACTGCCGCCCTTCCTCCCCGACAAACCCGTGGTGCGACGCGAATTCGCCCGCGTCTACAACAGCATCACGCTCGCCGACCATCAGATCGGCAACATGCTTGCCCGACTCGAACAGGACGGACTCACGGACGACACCATCATCTTCTGCTACGCCGACCATGGTGAGGCCATGCCCAGAGGAAAGGCGAACCCGATCGGACTCGGCTACCGCGTCCCCTTCATCATCGTCTTTCCCGAGAAGTGGAAGCACCTGAGTCCCTGGGGCGAGCCCGGCAGCACCACCGACGAACTGATCTGCTTCGACGACCTGGCGCCGACCATGCTCAGTCTTGCCGGTGAAACGGCAAAGCCATGGATGACCGGCCGGGCGATTCTCGGAGAACACCGGCAAGCACCCCGCCCGCTGATTTTCGGTACCCGCAACCGGATCGACGAAACCGAGGGCTGCTCGAGAAGCGTGACCGACGGTCGATACCTCTACACGCGGCGATTCCTACCCACCCCCGAAGTCGCGCCGATGAAGTACTTCGACGTCGCCAGCATCACCCGCGAACTTCGGAAACCGGACGTTCTCTCGGATGAAGCACCGGACCCGTTCGCCCCCGGCGCCTGCGAGGTCCTCTACGATCTCGAAGATGACCCGTGGGAACTCCGCAATCTCACAGCCGAGCCCGCCCATACGGACCGGCTCGAGGAACTCCGGAAGTCACTGTTCGACCACCTGATCGGGAGCGGAGACGTTCTTCTGCTTCCTGAGTTCGAATTGGCGCGAATCTCGAAGAAGGCCACGCCTTACGAGTACGGACAAGCGATGTCCGAGGAAAGGCGCCGGGCGATCCTCGAAACGGCGGACCTGGCAAGTCGCCCGGAACCTTCACCGCGTCTTGCCGAACTCCTGACCGACGACGATCCGGTCGTCACCTACTGGGCAGCGGTCGGCCACCGCCTGCATCCGGAACTCCTGACCGATGAAACACCGCTGCCCGAGTACCCGCCCGCCCGGATCGAAGTGTCCGCGGCCTGCTTTCTCACCGGGAATGGAAAGCCCTACCGGGATGAACTGATCCGATTCGCCAAGAGCGACAACATGCAACTGCGCCTCCAGGCACTGCAAAGGATTCAGGAGTTCGGACCGACAGCACTCGAGTTCCGCGAAACGCTCGAAGCGTGTCTCGCCAGCGGCGACCTCAACACCCGCAGCTCCGCCGAGGTTACCCTGTACCTGCTCGGAAAGAGGAAGCTGAGCTACTGA
- a CDS encoding sulfatase-like hydrolase/transferase yields MRFRSTALGLITFALPASAITFGDLDAELRKEWPTNRTINIVFHGNQVPAGYQNPPAVDTFGSYPHLFRVALKDRYPHAVLNSIVTAANGETSDLGAARFAADVLSQDPDLIVLDYALTDVGISLAAMETAWRGMIDDAQAAAVPVIALTPHGTPTDDLTDGSTDLRQRIDLVRTIAASEGIPVADGSRLWLKAAAAGASSSLLTAAGLPNPDGHELLTESLVTTFTQQIGSRLTLPATVFPTNVGESTFTSNDRLLTFTTTNSFSTGPGGNWIGDSNGTNVNAFDDGETLTIGIDLTSRLSGFGVRWTNCTIRISGFLADPQAQVAAIGGSVGSASWDGATNSLSVTAPWDGGTIRNVTFDNPDATLGSTLVVSIPEPPNAANAQATFTHFDYLASGAALPAPLVHYGFESSGISGASLLDYSGNGNDASIVASATAPVAGEPGLPGESFRFTAGDDPDGVVRVASGITPSGNAPRTIALRFRQAADAGQDKLFGYGTNSSGRAIDLGLEAGGLRLRHWGGNITYGNGYDFTGSDGGWHHVVLRVNDGATTFADVDVFLDGVPLPPEAGGATGVTLDTAPSPLAIGSSTTPSSALGFDGWIDDFRIYDSALTDAEIANLAEPPPLPTILEFAASPQNRVPAGSTVTLSWSVEDSTVLTLNPGAIDVTGLTSYAVTPTAKTTYTLTAADDTGRSDSETITLSVGDTPFPNVIVFFLDDFGWADWQQNGAPTGSVFHETPHMNRLAAEGRYFPNGYASTPVCSPTRGALMTGQAPAFNRLTDWITGAGDTGKPVREAEWVKELPPTTPNFASIFHDCGYRTIHVGKWHLGSGSDPAANPLNFGFEINIGGNQYGTPPAPERYFASANGFSALPNLGSSVAPDGSYLTDVLTEQAVAQIRDAAADGTAFAMYLSHYAVHTPIQAPAATVQKYQDKLDNNPGTDWQGQTNPTYAAMVEHTDLSLGAILATLEDPDGNPGTDDSIADNTLIVFTADNGGLTTYTSNRPLRDGKGGNYEGGIREPWVFWWPGTITPAVVEEPIVTHDMLPTLLDLAELPAPAEHVMTGDSVAPLLTGAPFERSRPLTFHYPHWSPQGGSPYSAIRRGDWKLVYLYATGSWELYNLATDPGESTNLIGTETDLHAILSWFMVDDLDNLDANYPRNTSTLEELPPVPLVRDDNDSDGDGRSDLDEKIEGTNPNDATSMFTPSPAIQGGDFRLPFDGLEGRRYRVWASPDLTEGSWDQVWLAGPLPADTPLVFQTPANRSREFYLLETLYP; encoded by the coding sequence ATGCGATTCCGATCCACAGCTCTCGGACTGATCACCTTCGCCCTTCCGGCCTCGGCCATCACCTTCGGCGACCTCGACGCCGAACTTCGCAAGGAATGGCCGACGAACCGGACGATCAACATCGTTTTCCATGGCAACCAGGTCCCGGCCGGCTACCAGAACCCACCGGCGGTCGATACATTCGGGTCTTACCCACATCTCTTCCGGGTCGCCCTCAAGGACCGGTATCCCCACGCGGTCCTGAACTCGATCGTGACGGCGGCCAATGGAGAGACCAGCGACCTCGGCGCCGCCCGCTTCGCCGCAGACGTGCTTTCGCAGGACCCCGACCTCATCGTTCTCGACTACGCGCTCACCGACGTCGGCATCTCCCTCGCCGCCATGGAAACCGCGTGGCGTGGGATGATCGACGATGCCCAGGCGGCCGCCGTGCCGGTCATCGCGCTGACCCCGCACGGCACACCCACCGATGATCTCACGGACGGATCGACCGACTTGCGTCAAAGGATCGACCTCGTCCGCACCATCGCGGCGAGCGAGGGCATTCCGGTCGCCGACGGTTCGCGTCTCTGGCTCAAAGCCGCCGCTGCCGGCGCCTCGTCCTCGCTACTCACTGCGGCGGGGCTGCCGAACCCCGACGGTCACGAACTTCTCACCGAGTCCCTGGTGACAACCTTCACCCAGCAGATCGGCTCGCGGCTCACCCTTCCCGCCACCGTTTTCCCGACCAATGTCGGCGAGTCCACCTTCACCAGCAACGACCGCCTTCTCACTTTCACGACCACCAACAGCTTCTCGACAGGACCCGGGGGCAACTGGATCGGCGACAGCAACGGGACCAACGTCAACGCCTTCGATGATGGAGAGACGCTGACCATTGGGATCGACCTGACCAGCCGCCTCAGCGGATTCGGAGTGCGCTGGACCAATTGCACCATCCGCATCAGCGGCTTCCTTGCCGATCCGCAGGCCCAGGTGGCAGCCATCGGCGGATCCGTCGGAAGCGCCTCGTGGGACGGCGCGACCAACTCCCTATCCGTCACCGCGCCATGGGACGGCGGAACCATCCGCAACGTCACCTTCGACAACCCCGACGCCACCCTTGGGTCCACGCTCGTCGTCTCCATCCCCGAACCGCCGAACGCCGCTAACGCCCAAGCGACCTTCACCCACTTCGACTACCTCGCGTCCGGCGCGGCGCTGCCGGCCCCGCTCGTTCACTACGGCTTCGAAAGCAGCGGCATCTCCGGAGCCAGCCTCCTCGACTACTCGGGGAACGGCAACGATGCATCGATCGTCGCTTCCGCGACGGCTCCCGTCGCGGGCGAGCCCGGCCTGCCGGGAGAAAGCTTCCGCTTCACCGCCGGCGATGATCCGGACGGCGTGGTGCGGGTCGCGTCGGGCATCACCCCCTCCGGAAACGCCCCCCGGACCATCGCCCTTCGCTTCCGCCAGGCTGCCGATGCCGGCCAGGACAAACTCTTCGGCTACGGCACCAATAGTAGCGGAAGGGCCATTGACCTAGGACTCGAGGCGGGCGGCCTCCGTCTCCGCCATTGGGGAGGTAACATCACCTACGGCAACGGTTACGACTTCACCGGCAGCGACGGCGGTTGGCACCATGTGGTGCTCCGGGTCAATGATGGCGCCACCACGTTCGCAGATGTCGATGTCTTCCTCGACGGCGTGCCGCTCCCGCCCGAAGCCGGCGGCGCGACCGGCGTCACCCTCGATACCGCTCCCTCGCCGCTCGCGATCGGCTCCAGCACCACACCAAGCTCCGCTCTCGGATTCGATGGCTGGATCGATGACTTCCGGATCTACGACTCGGCCCTGACCGACGCGGAGATCGCGAATCTCGCCGAGCCCCCTCCGCTCCCCACGATCCTCGAGTTTGCCGCCTCGCCGCAGAATCGTGTCCCGGCGGGCTCGACCGTGACCCTGTCCTGGAGCGTCGAGGACTCAACCGTCCTGACCCTGAATCCCGGCGCCATCGATGTCACCGGACTCACCAGCTATGCGGTCACTCCTACCGCCAAGACTACCTACACGCTGACCGCGGCCGACGACACCGGTCGCAGCGACTCGGAAACGATCACCCTTTCCGTCGGTGACACGCCCTTCCCCAACGTCATCGTCTTTTTCCTCGATGACTTCGGCTGGGCCGACTGGCAACAGAACGGAGCGCCGACCGGTTCCGTCTTCCACGAAACGCCCCACATGAACCGTCTCGCCGCCGAGGGCCGGTACTTCCCGAACGGCTACGCCTCGACTCCCGTGTGCTCGCCGACCCGCGGCGCGCTGATGACCGGCCAGGCACCCGCTTTCAACAGGCTGACCGACTGGATCACCGGCGCCGGGGATACAGGAAAACCCGTCCGCGAAGCCGAGTGGGTCAAGGAACTCCCGCCCACCACGCCGAACTTCGCGAGCATCTTCCACGACTGCGGCTACCGCACGATCCATGTCGGGAAATGGCACCTCGGATCCGGCTCGGACCCGGCCGCGAATCCGTTGAACTTCGGCTTCGAGATCAACATCGGTGGCAACCAATACGGCACGCCCCCGGCACCCGAGCGCTACTTCGCCTCAGCGAATGGGTTCAGCGCCTTACCCAACCTCGGATCGTCCGTCGCCCCCGACGGCAGCTACCTCACCGACGTGCTCACCGAACAGGCCGTCGCGCAGATCCGCGACGCGGCCGCCGATGGCACCGCCTTCGCGATGTATCTCTCGCACTATGCCGTTCACACGCCGATCCAGGCGCCGGCCGCGACGGTCCAGAAGTATCAGGACAAGCTCGACAACAACCCGGGTACGGACTGGCAGGGACAGACGAACCCGACTTACGCCGCGATGGTCGAACACACCGACCTCTCGCTCGGCGCGATCCTTGCCACGTTGGAGGATCCCGACGGCAACCCGGGCACGGACGATTCGATCGCTGACAACACCCTCATCGTCTTCACCGCCGACAACGGCGGGTTGACCACCTACACCTCTAACCGACCGCTTCGCGACGGCAAAGGCGGCAACTACGAAGGCGGCATCCGCGAACCATGGGTGTTCTGGTGGCCGGGAACCATCACACCGGCGGTGGTCGAGGAACCGATTGTCACACACGACATGCTCCCCACCCTGCTTGATCTCGCCGAGCTTCCGGCACCGGCCGAACATGTGATGACCGGCGACAGCGTCGCGCCACTTCTGACGGGCGCGCCATTCGAGCGCTCCCGGCCCCTCACCTTTCACTACCCCCACTGGTCGCCGCAGGGAGGCTCTCCCTACTCGGCCATCCGCCGGGGCGATTGGAAGCTCGTGTATCTGTATGCGACCGGAAGCTGGGAGCTCTACAACCTTGCCACCGACCCCGGCGAGTCGACCAACCTGATCGGCACAGAGACCGACCTCCATGCGATCCTTTCGTGGTTCATGGTCGACGACCTCGACAATCTCGATGCGAACTACCCGCGCAACACGTCCACGCTGGAGGAACTCCCGCCCGTGCCGCTCGTTCGCGACGACAACGATTCCGACGGCGACGGACGATCCGATCTGGACGAGAAGATCGAGGGGACGAACCCGAACGACGCGACCTCAATGTTCACGCCTTCACCCGCGATCCAAGGAGGTGATTTCCGGCTACCCTTCGATGGACTGGAAGGCAGGCGCTATCGGGTTTGGGCTTCACCGGACCTGACCGAGGGTAGCTGGGATCAGGTCTGGCTGGCCGGACCTCTTCCCGCCGACACACCACTCGTTTTCCAGACACCTGCCAACCGCTCTCGGGAGTTCTACCTGCTGGAGACCCTTTACCCATGA
- a CDS encoding type II secretion system protein: MKNPRPHVAPPKSRTGFTLVELMVTIVIVAVLATLAFMGLSRATESAKIATNMNNLRNLAPIVTGIADDEGAYPPGWSFSQGESWADLVVREMSPDSYQNALLLSPFEAKDIDPGLKQTAISNYGVNPIIFPAQGYAGERAYRVTPPKLQRPSEQILLGDALPRSSAAPYGFSMVVWWGLRTTTGNTGSPPTSPRNRAGRSVSLPSNIAEMTDCGGKGLPAFRNRGKGHFLFADGHVEALLPDDLKFKHFAISY; the protein is encoded by the coding sequence ATGAAAAATCCCCGCCCACACGTCGCGCCTCCGAAGTCCCGAACCGGATTCACCCTCGTGGAGCTGATGGTGACCATCGTCATTGTCGCCGTGCTCGCGACCCTCGCCTTCATGGGCCTCAGCCGCGCAACCGAGAGCGCCAAGATCGCCACCAACATGAACAACCTTCGCAATCTTGCGCCGATCGTAACCGGCATCGCGGATGACGAAGGCGCCTACCCGCCGGGCTGGAGCTTCTCTCAGGGCGAATCATGGGCCGATCTGGTCGTGCGGGAGATGAGCCCCGACTCCTACCAAAACGCACTTCTCCTTTCTCCCTTCGAAGCCAAGGACATCGATCCGGGCCTGAAGCAGACCGCGATCAGCAACTACGGGGTCAATCCTATCATTTTCCCGGCCCAGGGATACGCCGGAGAGCGTGCCTACCGGGTGACTCCTCCGAAGCTCCAACGCCCGTCCGAGCAGATCCTGCTCGGCGACGCCCTACCTCGTTCGTCCGCCGCACCCTACGGCTTCTCCATGGTCGTTTGGTGGGGCCTCCGAACCACCACCGGCAATACCGGGAGCCCGCCGACATCCCCGAGGAACCGGGCAGGGCGTTCCGTCAGCCTCCCCTCAAACATCGCCGAGATGACCGATTGCGGAGGCAAGGGGCTGCCGGCATTCCGTAACCGCGGAAAGGGGCACTTCCTCTTTGCCGACGGACACGTTGAGGCCCTCCTGCCCGACGATCTGAAGTTCAAGCACTTCGCCATCTCCTACTGA
- a CDS encoding DNA-binding transcriptional regulator, producing MADSADKPTVALFIETSRAYGRDLCLGIADYSRSHGEWNFLIQERDLRGGIPEWLETWNGDGILCRLSDPELADLFAKASCPVVDLYGQIRHPDIPFLDTDASAVADIAARFFVNSAFTSFAFCGFPGLWFSDDRSAAFQKAVNRYGAEVHVYEPPVSWKVTDVARRESLHPTGSPELAKWIRSLPPRTAILACNDVRAQQLIKVAAAVGRGIPEDLAVMGVDDDQLICELSSPRLTSVRPDTRVLGYTAAHWLHQLMQGRTLPYHQLLVPPVQITERASTDTIASDDEILVKALRFIRDHAHESLDTSQVIDHVGSSRSSVDKRFRKALGRTVKSEIVRARLNRASILLRETEMSLEKVANACGFTTASHFLRIFKREFGVTPGEFRRGPVADAPSAIRQSIR from the coding sequence ATGGCAGACTCCGCCGACAAACCCACCGTTGCCCTCTTCATCGAGACATCCCGTGCCTACGGCCGGGATCTCTGTCTGGGCATCGCGGACTACTCCCGCTCCCATGGCGAGTGGAACTTCCTGATCCAGGAACGGGACCTAAGGGGTGGCATTCCGGAATGGCTGGAAACATGGAACGGCGACGGAATCCTGTGCCGATTGTCCGACCCCGAGTTGGCTGACCTTTTTGCTAAAGCATCCTGTCCGGTCGTCGATCTCTACGGACAAATCCGCCACCCCGACATCCCGTTCCTCGACACCGACGCCTCCGCGGTGGCCGACATCGCTGCCCGGTTCTTCGTCAATTCGGCCTTCACCAGTTTCGCCTTTTGCGGCTTCCCCGGCCTGTGGTTTTCCGACGACCGGAGTGCCGCATTCCAGAAAGCGGTCAATCGCTATGGCGCGGAGGTCCACGTTTACGAACCTCCGGTCTCATGGAAAGTAACGGACGTCGCGCGACGCGAGTCGCTGCACCCGACCGGCTCACCGGAGCTCGCGAAATGGATCCGCTCGCTTCCCCCGCGCACGGCGATCCTCGCCTGCAACGATGTCCGCGCCCAGCAACTCATCAAGGTCGCCGCCGCGGTAGGACGCGGGATCCCCGAGGACCTCGCGGTCATGGGGGTCGATGATGACCAATTGATCTGCGAATTGTCATCGCCGCGACTCACCAGCGTGCGACCCGACACCCGGGTTCTCGGCTACACCGCCGCCCATTGGCTGCACCAACTGATGCAGGGGCGCACCTTGCCTTACCACCAACTGCTCGTTCCGCCGGTGCAGATCACGGAGCGCGCATCGACCGACACCATCGCCTCGGACGACGAGATCCTCGTCAAAGCCCTCCGCTTCATCCGCGACCACGCTCACGAATCGCTCGACACCTCACAGGTGATCGATCATGTCGGCAGCTCGCGATCTTCGGTCGACAAACGTTTCCGAAAAGCACTCGGTCGCACGGTGAAGTCGGAGATTGTCCGCGCCCGGCTCAACCGGGCCTCGATTCTCCTGCGTGAGACCGAGATGAGTTTGGAGAAAGTCGCGAACGCATGCGGCTTCACCACCGCCTCCCACTTCCTCCGGATTTTCAAGCGGGAGTTCGGCGTCACACCGGGCGAGTTCCGTCGCGGACCGGTCGCCGACGCCCCGTCCGCAATCAGGCAATCGATCCGTTAA